A genomic segment from Denticeps clupeoides unplaced genomic scaffold, fDenClu1.1, whole genome shotgun sequence encodes:
- the LOC114774580 gene encoding probable G-protein coupled receptor 132 — MEGTMTVATAGPNCTPPYSQDRVPLVALYSLVTAVGLPANLLTVYMTFLQVRRKNVLAIYLLSLSVCDLMYICTLPLWTIYVAAGHQWPWTPGVCKVTGYVFFNNMYISIFLLCYVAVVYAVESRGMRKQKQACAVTLLIVAVVALGHFPVFTMEEGDLARRRCFEPGQATAVVTGFNYARFVIGFLLPLCVLVFTNRGILVNVQASEGLKPWQKGKVRSLALAIIALFLVCFAPYHTILLIRAISFHAVVEECHFENSIYTPYTISLGLSTVNSAMNPILYVMASDNVRQEMWRGLSSFRTGGSWRPRLTDSSQQASNGK, encoded by the coding sequence ATGGAGGGCACCATGACAGTAGCCACGGCCGGGCCGAACTGCACGCCCCCCTACAGTCAGGACCGCGTTCCGCTGGTGGCCTTGTACAGCCTGGTGACGGCGGTGGGGCTGCCCGCCAACCTGCTCACCGTCTACATGACCTTCCTACAGGTGCGGCGTAAGAACGTTCTGGCCATCTACCTGCTGAGCTTGTCCGTGTGCGACCTCATGTACATATGCACCCTGCCCCTTTGGACTATTTACGTGGCCGCGGGCCACCAGTGGCCGTGGACCCCGGGTGTGTGCAAGGTTACGGGGTACGTCTTCTTCAACAACATGTACATCAGCATTTTCCTGCTGTGCTACGTGGCCGTGGTCTACGCGGTGGAGTCCCGGGGGATGAGGAAGCAGAAGCAGGCCTGCGCTGTCACCTTGCTGATCGTGGCGGTCGTGGCACTGGGACATTTTCCAGTCTTCACGATGGAGGAAGGCGACCTGGCGCGGCGGCGGTGCTTCGAACCAGGGCAGGCCACGGCCGTGGTGACGGGGTTCAACTACGCCCGCTTCGTAATCGGATTCCTCCTCCCGCTCTGCGTCCTGGTCTTCACCAACCGCGGCATCCTCGTCAACGTCCAGGCCAGCGAAGGACTCAAGCCCTGGCAGAAGGGGAAAGTGCGCAGCCTCGCTCTGGCCATCATCGCGCTCTTCCTCGTGTGCTTTGCTCCGTACCACACCATCCTGCTGATCCGGGCCATCAGCTTCCATGCCGTGGTGGAGGAGTGCCACTTTGAGAACAGCATCTACACACCGTACACCATCTCCTTGGGCCTGTCCACCGTCAACAGCGCCATGAACCCAATCCTGTACGTGATGGCCAGCGACAACGTCCGCCAGGAGATGTGGAGAGGGCTGTCCAGCTTCCGGACCGGGGGGAGCTGGAGGCCTCGGCTCACGGACAGCAGCCAGCAGGCCAgcaatggaaaataa